A genome region from Nitrospirota bacterium includes the following:
- a CDS encoding DUF4359 domain-containing protein: MSNRSLGFVVALLGISVWLALTNPTTQDYVAFLEQRLVLALEQWPQGKSDLAGALLTTPQGRQVIGAVVRPNTVRRSYGLFSLFETSFLGERVLVLGAGGVFWPVQGVEQVTKKIGALGLKQAN, encoded by the coding sequence ATGAGTAACCGGAGTTTGGGCTTCGTCGTGGCGCTGCTGGGGATCAGCGTCTGGCTTGCGCTGACCAATCCGACGACGCAGGACTATGTCGCCTTCCTGGAACAACGTCTGGTCCTGGCGCTTGAGCAGTGGCCGCAAGGCAAGTCGGATCTGGCGGGTGCGCTACTGACGACGCCGCAGGGCCGGCAAGTGATCGGGGCCGTCGTTCGTCCGAATACGGTGCGCCGCAGCTACGGACTCTTCAGCCTCTTTGAAACCAGCTTCCTGGGGGAGCGGGTTCTGGTGCTCGGAGCCGGAGGAGTGTTTTGGCCCGTGCAAGGCGTCGAGCAAGTGACGAAAAAAATCGGAGCGCTCGGACTCAAGCAGGCGAACTAA